The Helianthus annuus cultivar XRQ/B chromosome 11, HanXRQr2.0-SUNRISE, whole genome shotgun sequence region CGGCAAACCTCACGGCGGCAACCCCCACTTCTCACCTAACCGGCGGCAACCCTCTTCTCACCTAAGCGGCGACTACAATTGAGCCTTCTCCTCTCCTAACCCTAATACCAGCTCTGATGGTAACGATGGCGAAATCGCCACAAGCCAACGTCGGCTATAGCAGTGGAAAACCGCCACAGGTAAACCTTTTCCTGAAATTGTTGAAATCTAAATCGATTCTTCATTCGCTATTGTTACAGATCCAGGAACCTAAAGCCAAAATCACCCTTCACAAGAAACTAAGACGACACCGACCTTCGGTTTAGCGAACACAAGGCGTTGGATTTATGGTTCTGGTAAGTGGTTTTTATTATGTTAACTTCTAGGGTTTATGTTTAtgtgtgtttggttttatttttatgtaaatTGTACATTTTATGTGTATTTAAATTGTATTGTCAAGGAACAGCTCCAAATTGAGCCCCAAAGATGGATGCAACACAGGGTTGGTGTTTTTATACTGGGATTAAGTAACAACATtaatcttgtttttgaattgtgatTTTGGGGCTTTGTTGACATGGATTTGTTTATTAAAATTGCTTTGTTCAATCATGCACATCACATATTTGATAATATGTCTAACTGAGATTCCATTTAGTCATGTAGAGTTTTTTTGTTTGCTTCTGTTTGATAATTTGTCATGAAACCAATCAATTTGTTGGAGTGAGCAAATATATGGAAACAGAAGACTCACCCTATGCAGCATATCGGTCTCGGTTTTGGTTCTAACTTGTGTATTCTTTTTTAACTTGTAGGTCACAATAGAAGGGTTTAAGAGCTATAAAAAACAAGTTACGACCAAAGACTTCAGCCTTAAAGTTAACTGTGGTGGTATGATATTCTTTCATGTTCTctgtaggggtgtaaacgagccgagccagCCTAGGCTCAAGCTCGGGCTCGAAGAAAAACGAGCCAGCTCGAAGCTCGTTAAACTAGCTCGCAAATTTGTGTAATTTACTTTAAATCAATTGACCTGTAAGAATAGAAAGTCCAAATCGCCAAAAGGGTCAACTTGGACTAGTAATTTATTACTGAGGGGTTCTTCATTTATAGATAGTATCCCCTCTATATTCTTTATTTAAGCAGCGACGTGGGACAAACTTTTACCCCAATCCTCTCTTTACTTTTATAGCCAATCCCACATTTTCTATATTAATCCAATACTAGGTGGGACTTATCTTTTAAGCCAATTCCTCCATAAAACCTGCATATTAATTTGTGTGCAAGTTCAAACTTTCTTATGTTTGGTTGTATGCAAGCTGTGACATGCTGGTACCAACATTTTCACATAACTTATTCGATAATATCACACAGGCAACTAAAGGTAGAGGCTATTAATGTGGAAAAATATCATAGCTTTCATTTTGAAACTTGATTCTATTTTATAACGTTATATACTAGTATTTGTGTAGGGATCATTTTGTTTTTAACTACAAATATGAACCTGAAAATTATATACACACGTATATATAATTAGCCTTTTAATTACAACGAGCCCAACGAGCGAGTCAACGAACCACCTAACGAGCGAGCCACGAACCGAACCTACcttggctcgggctcggctcgtttacaaatcgagccgagccagctcgtttataaccgagccaatttcgaacCGAGTTTTTTTCGAACTTTTTTCGAGCGAACTTCGAGCGAGCCGCGAGATTTTTGAACAGCCCTAGTTCTCTGACCAATGTTTCTCTTTTATTCTTGTGTAATGCTTTCTATCATTACCGGAGCTTTTAGAAGATTCAACTAAGTAACACCATTTAAAAACAATAGGTATGTTGAAAAGAATGCTATGTCAAAAGAATAGGGAAGAAACCAATATTGATATTGTTATTAGAAGTGAGTTGTATATGATATACTTTTTCTATTGcgttaaattatatatatttacaatctcaactttttatttatttgtttttactttttagtTATGGGAAAAAGATGGGAAGCTTCCGCAAATAAAAATTGATGAATTAGTCTTAAATTTAATGCCGGAATTGATTCACAAGGCGTTTGATGGCCCAGAATGAAATCGTGGAAAGTGCCACAAGGTTGGCCCGAATTCTACCCTGTAATAGttatcttatctctaacgggttAAATAAAAATTCGCTTCATTTTGTTAATGTCATGCTATGTTTTGTCAGGTTGTTTCTACGAATCAGTTTGCAAAGTTTGAAGAGGTCGGTTCGGGTTGCAACGCGTATGAAGTGGTCGGGTCAGTATTTTTGGTTGCAAACTTGTTTGGGCTTCATTTGGAAAACATGTACATTTCTCGAACGGTTTACGTTTGTGTTTTATTCAGAAAACATGTACTTTCCGAAACACGTGTTTAGTTATATATCTAATTCTTTTTGCATGGTTAATTTTAATTAGCCATACataatatattttgttttattgGTATTTCTTGATCCAGATTCAAATTTAATAACCATAAAAGAGTTACTGAATCGTATTGTGTGTGTGAAATCTAGTTAGTTTGTGTTTCTTCACTCATTTTACGTAATTGCTATTTAAGCAATTAATGGTTATACTTATTTCTTATTCTAGGTTTGAAGAAATCACTTTTTATACTCATGACGTTTTCTCTGAACCTGTTGATCCGAATGAGGTGCGTTGTTTCGATAATTTCCAATACTCATGTCGTTTTTTTGAACCTGTTTATATGTATATTTGTGGATATATATCATAGGTTGTATCGACATCTTATGTATCCATCCGAATCAATCATTTTCGAGtaaaaatggagttgcaggaagCGATTTGCTTCCAGTTTTCGTCGCTTTTGTTATCGATCTCACTATAAGTCTGGATCTGACTGAAGATATGTGTTTAAAGCTTATTTGTTGCTTGTTTAGCTCTTGAAGATATTACATTCTATCGGTAAATGCTTGCGATTACGTTTCGATCAATACTTGTATATATTGTTTGCGTGTTTGACTTGAATCTAGCGGTTTTAGATGCGATTTATTTGGTTGTGGTTTTTGTATGCTTGTTTAAATTAATATGAATGTCTTTTGTTTCTGAAATTATTTAGATCATTATGTTTTTTGATGTTGCCTTTTATCTATTTATATGTGGATCAGTTAAACTGTAGAGGATTTGATAGAAGAAATTGAACAGATCAATCTGTTATATGTGATTCGTTCAGTTTGCTAAAATTGATTATTAGATGAAAAGGTTATGTTATAAAAGTTTATTTAACTCTCTGCAAGTTAATCTTTTTCGAGTTTACTTGAATACGCTGCTAACAATGATGGTGGCAGAGACGGTGGTCGTGGAGGACGTGGTGGTGGCAGAGTTATGCCGGTTTTTGTAAATATGCAACTGTCTGATCTACCATATTTTAAAAATGCAGCCTGCTTCAAACTGTTCCGACTGATGTACTGGAAAAGGGAAAGGCTATAGCTTCAAACTCTCATAAgacaaaacaatttttttgtgaATGTCTCAGGTACCGCTTTCGTCACAGATTTAGTATTTATATATTCTTCACATTTTTATTTCTGACTAATGGATTTCTTCCTTTAAGAGCTTTGGAAGAACTTGACTATTGCTACATGCATCAAGAATTGAACCCCGAGCTTCGGTTAAGTCAATAAAGTCAAATATCGGCATAGCTGTTAATGCGTTAAACAGGTTTGTTTTTTTAACTATGCAACTGAATCAATATGTGATCTTTTGTTATACTTTAAAGTAGATAATATCGACTTAAAAATACAGTCAAATATAATTTTGTAGATGTTTATTATATTGGTTGTTTACTTGTTTATGGAAATCGAAAAGACTGTAAAGAAAGAGTGACAATTACCAAGTCGTTTGATACTTTCTTTCCTAAAATGACCTGTTTTGACCCGAACACAGTATGATCTGTTATCCGCCCCAACCGTTATGCCGGTTTTTGTAAATATGCAACTGTCTGATCTACCATATTTTAGAAATGCAGCCTGCTTCAAACTGTTCCGACTGATGTACTGGAAAAGGGAAAGGCTATAGCTGATGCATACAACACTCCTGAAGAAGATTATCCACCAAAAAACTTAGAACCAAAGTTGAAGCAGCTGGAGTCGATACTGTGATGACGTCAACTGTATGTTGGGATCAATAATGGTCAGGATCCAACTCTTGATTCTCTTGTTAAGCTGACAAGCCTTTTGATTATTTATGATTTTACTtgtagtttacatttgtttcatGTATTAATCAAATTGGCACTTTGTTTCATGTATTAATCAATGGTGATGTTTGTGACATTATGTATGATTTTACTGCCTTTTAGTTTACATGTGTTTCAACACATATTAAAATCAATACCAACACATCTTCAACATTTACCTACACATAATATTACTTTTACCTACATATAAGATTACTTTTACCTACACATATATTCATGCCACGTCATCCGCCACGTCAGatgccacgtcacctgccacgttggatgccacgtcacctgccacatcaCCTGCCATGTCAGatgccacgtcacctgccacgTCAGATGCCACGTCACCCGCCACGTCAAATGCCTTCTAAACAAATTGTTGTACTTTTAACCACACATATAAATGCCTTTTAGCCACACATATATGTGTAGGTATAGCTTGCTATATACCTACACATAACTTATGTGTGGGTAATGGCATATATCCACAGTCACGAGTCTACACATCATTACACTTAATTTATGTGTAGGTAAAGACAACTACCAACACACTATATGCTTTTTCCCACACATACTTTGTGTTGGTAAAGCACCAAATTTCTTGTAGTgtaagttaaacatgttttcaCTGGTCATGACCATATgctggtttgcaccagaatcaatgATCCAATTTAGATTCTGTGTTGAAGGCCCCATAGAGTTAAAACAGAAAGAATTTTTATAGTTTCTAAGAGTAGAGAAGGAGTTAAAGCATTTACCTCCTACATTGGACtctttagttttattttcattcAGCAAACCTAGCAACTTAGAAAACTGATCAGCAGACAGAGTGTTCAAGGAACTAGCACTTTTGTCACTCACAGAATTGTTCACAGATGGACTATTGTTGCTATTAGTAGAATTATTAGACCTAGACCATTGACCATTTTGATTTGGCTTTTGTCTATAATTGGTAGGGTAGCCATGAAGCTCATAACATTTGTCAACAGTATGCCCAATTTTGTTGCAATGAGTACACTTAAGATTAGGATTAGGGCCCTTGTTAAACCTTTTTTTATTGTcattgaagt contains the following coding sequences:
- the LOC110891429 gene encoding uncharacterized protein LOC110891429 yields the protein MAQNEIVESATRLFLRISLQSLKRSVRVATRMKWSGQYFWLQTCLGFIWKTCLKKSLFILMTFSLNLLIRMSLLQTVPTDVLEKGKAIASNSHKTKQFFCECLRALEELDYCYMHQELNPELRLSQ